Proteins from one Muntiacus reevesi chromosome X, mMunRee1.1, whole genome shotgun sequence genomic window:
- the ARMCX3 gene encoding armadillo repeat-containing X-linked protein 3, producing MGYARKVGWVTAGLVIGAGACYCIYRLTRGRKQNKEKMAEGGSGDVDDVGDCPGARYNDWSDDDDDNSENKGIVWYPPWARIGTEAGTRARARARARATRARRAVQKRASPNSDDTILSPQELQKVLCLVEMSEKPYILEAALIALGNNAAYAFNRDIIRDLGGLPIVAKILNTRDPIVKEKALIVLNNLSVNAENQRRLKIYMNQVCDDTITSRLNSSVQLAGLRLLTNMTVTNEYQHMLANSISDFFRLFSAGNEETKFQVLKLLLNLAENPAMTRELLRAQVPSSLGSLFNKKENKEVILKLLVIFENINDNFKWEENESTQNQFSEGSLFFFLKEFQVCADKILGLESHHDFLVKVKVGKFVAKLAENMFPKSQE from the coding sequence ATGGGCTACGCCAGGAAAGTAGGCTGGGTGACTGCGGGACTGGTGATTGGGGCTGGTGCCTGCTATTGCATTTATAGACTGACCAGAGGGAGAAAACAGAACAAGGAGAAAATGGCTGAGGGCGGGTCTGGGGATGTGGATGATGTTGGCGATTGCCCTGGGGCCAGGTACAATGACTGgtctgatgatgatgatgacaacagTGAGAACAAAGGTATAGTATGGTACCCACCTTGGGCCCGGATTGGGACTGAGGCTGGAACCAGAGCTAGGGCCAGGGCAAGGGCCAGGGCCACCCGGGCTCGTCGAGCTGTCCAGAAAAGGGCTTCCCCCAATTCAGATGATACTATTTTGTCCCCTCAAGAGCTGCAGAAAGTTCTTTGCTTGGTTGAGATGTCTGAAAAGCCTTATATTCTTGAAGCAGCTTTAATTGCTCTGGGTAACAATGCTGCTTATGCATTTAACAGAGATATTATTCGTGATCTGGGTGGTCTCCCAATTGTTGCAAAGATTCTCAATACTCGGGATCCCATAGTTAAGGAAAAGGCTTTAATTGTCCTAAATAACTTGAGTGTGAATGCTGAAAATCAGCGCAGGCTTAAGATATACATGAATCAAGTCTGTGATGACACAATCACTTCTCGATTGAACTCATCTGTGCAGCTGGCAGGACTAAGATTGCTTACGAACATGACTGTTACTAATGAGTATCAGCACATGCTTGCTAATTCCATTTCAGACTTTTTCCGTTTATTTTCAGCAGGAAATGAAGAAACCAAATTTCAGGTTTTGAAACTCCTTTTGAATTTGGCTGAAAATCCAGCCATGACTAGAGAACTGCTCAGGGCCCAAGTACCATCCTCGCTGGGTTCCCTCTTTAATAAGAAGGAGAACAAAGAGGTGATTCTTAAACTTCTGGTCATATTCGAGAACATAAATGACAATTTTAAATGGGAGGAAAATGAATCTACTCAGAATCAATTCAGCGAaggttcactttttttctttttaaaagaatttcaggTGTGTGCTGATAAGATTCTGGGGCTAGAAAGTCATCATGATTttttggtaaaagtgaaagttggaAAATTTGTGGCCAAACTGGCTGAGAATATGTTCCCAAAGAGCCAGGAATAA